One stretch of Pigmentiphaga aceris DNA includes these proteins:
- a CDS encoding aldo/keto reductase: MSHRYLGRSALQVSRLALGTMMFGGPTDEATSHEIIARAKASGVNFIDTADVYQKGKTEEVVGRAIRGDRDDWVLATKFGNPLGEGPNRRGSSRKWIIESVENSLRRLGTDYLDILYFHRADFNAPLGEAVRAIGDLVRSGKIRYFGVSNFTGWRLAEVAYLADAESIDRPVASQPLYNLVNRTAEVEQLPAAHAFGVGVVSYSPLARGVLTAKYDSVDAPAEGSRAARKDKRLLETEWRQESVDIARVIREHIAARGIDPVAFALGWVLNNRLITSAIAGPRTVEQWDGYAKALDYVFTPEDEALVNRLVVAGHSSTPGYTDPGHPVEGRVARVLAAATVKE; this comes from the coding sequence ATGAGTCATCGCTATCTGGGGCGCAGCGCCCTGCAAGTTTCTCGTCTTGCCCTGGGCACCATGATGTTCGGTGGCCCGACCGACGAGGCCACTTCGCATGAAATCATTGCGCGCGCAAAGGCAAGTGGCGTCAATTTCATCGACACTGCTGACGTCTACCAGAAGGGCAAGACCGAAGAAGTCGTGGGGCGCGCCATTCGCGGCGATCGTGACGACTGGGTGCTGGCCACCAAGTTCGGCAATCCGTTGGGTGAAGGCCCGAATCGTCGGGGCAGCTCGCGCAAGTGGATCATCGAATCGGTGGAAAACAGCCTGCGTCGTCTGGGCACCGACTACCTGGACATCCTGTACTTCCACCGCGCCGACTTCAACGCCCCCTTGGGCGAGGCCGTGCGCGCCATTGGCGACCTGGTTCGCTCGGGCAAGATCCGCTACTTCGGCGTGTCCAATTTCACCGGCTGGCGTCTGGCTGAAGTGGCTTACCTGGCCGATGCCGAAAGCATCGATCGCCCCGTGGCCAGTCAACCGCTCTACAACCTGGTCAATCGCACGGCCGAAGTCGAACAACTGCCCGCCGCCCACGCATTTGGTGTGGGCGTGGTGTCGTACAGCCCGCTCGCCCGTGGCGTGCTGACTGCCAAGTACGACAGCGTCGATGCGCCGGCCGAAGGCTCGCGTGCCGCCCGCAAGGACAAGCGCCTGCTGGAAACCGAATGGCGACAAGAGTCGGTCGATATTGCCCGCGTGATTCGTGAACACATTGCTGCACGCGGCATCGACCCGGTCGCCTTTGCACTGGGCTGGGTGCTGAACAATCGCCTGATCACCTCGGCCATTGCCGGGCCGCGCACGGTCGAACAATGGGACGGCTACGCCAAGGCGCTTGACTACGTGTTCACGCCGGAAGACGAAGCGCTGGTGAATCGGCTGGTAGTCGCAGGCCATTCGTCTACGCCTGGTTATACCGATCCGGGGCACCCGGTTGAAGGGCGGGTTGCACGCGTGCTTGCCGCCGCCACGGTGAAGGAATAA
- a CDS encoding LLM class flavin-dependent oxidoreductase, giving the protein MSVIESAESSARLDHPVSPSDFPDSPYSQALKQPVLLGLFLPIQAGGWSASTLPRTTDWSWEYNRDLVLHAEALGFDLVFALSQWLPKGGYGGVFDGNALDSFQTTAALTSITKRILLVSTIHVLYGPMHPLHLAKWGATLDHISGGRWGINLVTGHRAVEHEAFGWNRIEHDKRYALADEFAQVLQRLWSDDEPYSFEGESSWKLKNAFVTPKPRYGRPLLVNATGSDAGIAFAARHSDIVFITSPGASDFASAIQVLPAHAQRVKQAARDQGREIRTLLNPMVISRASEAETRDYYNAIVAHQDFRTPEGFQALDSDAHAWKGRAGIDPPSRRAIGGNIEVVGTPEQVVEQFIQLKRAGIDGLQLSFFDFKPDLEFFGEHILPLMKQAGLRF; this is encoded by the coding sequence ATGAGTGTTATTGAATCAGCCGAATCTTCGGCCAGGCTCGACCACCCCGTTTCACCGTCAGACTTCCCAGACAGTCCGTATTCGCAAGCACTGAAACAGCCTGTGCTGCTGGGTCTGTTTCTGCCGATTCAGGCAGGCGGATGGAGCGCATCGACGCTCCCGCGTACCACCGACTGGAGTTGGGAATACAACCGCGACCTGGTGTTGCATGCCGAAGCGCTAGGCTTTGACCTGGTGTTTGCGCTGTCGCAATGGCTGCCCAAGGGCGGTTACGGCGGCGTCTTCGACGGCAATGCGCTGGACTCATTCCAGACCACCGCTGCGCTTACGTCGATCACCAAACGCATTCTGTTGGTATCGACCATCCACGTGCTGTACGGCCCCATGCACCCTTTGCATCTGGCGAAGTGGGGTGCAACGCTGGATCACATTTCCGGTGGCCGCTGGGGCATCAACCTGGTGACCGGGCACCGTGCGGTGGAACACGAGGCATTCGGTTGGAACCGAATCGAGCACGACAAGCGTTATGCCTTGGCAGATGAGTTTGCCCAGGTCTTGCAACGCCTGTGGTCAGACGACGAGCCTTATTCATTCGAAGGTGAGTCGTCGTGGAAGCTGAAGAACGCTTTTGTCACCCCCAAGCCGCGCTACGGCCGCCCGCTGCTGGTCAATGCGACGGGGTCGGATGCAGGCATTGCCTTCGCTGCCCGGCATTCGGACATCGTGTTCATCACCAGCCCCGGTGCGTCGGACTTTGCCAGCGCCATCCAGGTGCTGCCCGCGCATGCACAGCGAGTGAAACAGGCCGCCCGCGATCAAGGTCGTGAAATCCGCACGCTGCTGAATCCAATGGTCATCAGCCGCGCAAGCGAAGCGGAAACGCGTGACTACTACAACGCCATCGTGGCCCACCAAGACTTCCGCACGCCCGAAGGTTTCCAAGCCTTGGACAGCGATGCACACGCCTGGAAAGGCCGTGCCGGCATCGACCCACCCAGCCGCCGTGCCATCGGCGGCAACATCGAAGTGGTCGGCACACCTGAACAGGTGGTCGAACAGTTCATTCAATTGAAGCGCGCAGGCATCGACGGCCTGCAACTGAGCTTCTTCGATTTCAAGCCCGACCTGGAATTCTTCGGCGAGCACATTCTGCCGCTGATGAAACAGGCCGGACTGCGGTTCTGA